The following coding sequences are from one uncultured Cohaesibacter sp. window:
- a CDS encoding disulfide bond formation protein B → MKLTAPIGKPQALAATLLLLGALFISACSLGFEHIGGYQPCHLCYIQRHVHYALIPLTLATLLTVWRNLPPIVVRLALLILAGVLIYGAGVGVYQAGAEWEFWLGPNDCANTVPVTTDASNLLAQLKTTKLISCDVAQLRILGLSFGGWNAVLSSVEAIIALCGAFLSKDALSGLFARLPFLGNWMQAIHKSRA, encoded by the coding sequence ATGAAACTGACAGCTCCGATCGGCAAACCGCAAGCTCTGGCCGCAACCCTTCTTCTGCTGGGTGCCCTTTTCATTTCAGCCTGTTCGCTAGGCTTTGAACATATCGGTGGCTATCAGCCTTGCCACCTGTGCTACATCCAGCGTCATGTGCATTACGCACTGATCCCGCTGACACTGGCCACTCTGCTAACCGTCTGGCGTAATTTGCCGCCAATAGTTGTTCGCCTCGCCCTGCTCATTCTGGCCGGCGTGCTGATTTACGGCGCAGGGGTCGGTGTCTATCAGGCTGGCGCCGAATGGGAATTCTGGCTTGGACCAAATGATTGCGCCAACACCGTGCCGGTTACAACCGATGCCTCCAACCTTTTGGCTCAGCTCAAGACGACAAAGCTGATCAGTTGTGATGTGGCTCAGCTGCGCATTCTCGGCCTGTCCTTCGGAGGCTGGAACGCGGTTCTCTCTAGCGTAGAAGCGATCATCGCACTTTGTGGTGCGTTTCTTTCCAAAGACGCGCTGTCTGGCCTGTTTGCCCGCTTGCCGTTCCTTGGCAACTGGATGCAGGCAATCCACAAAAGCCGCGCTTAA
- a CDS encoding protein meaA — protein sequence MSGETATNKNVDAAGIGKSVTGKEKDRPWIFRTYAGHSTARDSNALYRKNLSKGQTGLSVAFDLPTQTGYDPDHPLARGEVGKVGVPISNIGDMRELFDQIPLEQMNTSMTINATAAWLLSLYIAVADEQGADRAKLAGTTQNDLIKEYLSRGTYVFPPKPSLKLTTDIIGFTYSHMPKFNPMNVCSYHLQEAGATPVQELAYALSTAIAVLDAVKASGVLSDEDFPQAVGRISFFVNAGMRFVTEICKMRAFAELWDEICHERYGVEEEKYRRFRYGVQVNSLGLTEQQPENNVYRILIEMLAVVLSKNARARAVQLPAWNEALGLPRPWDQQWSLRMQQIMAFETDLLEYGDLFDGSAAVEAQVKALKAEAREEMVRIEEMGGAISAIESSYMKQKLVESNAKRLEAIENGEQILVGVNKYHESEPSPLSSGEDSGILTVDPAVEEEAVTKIKVWRESRNNVAVEDALTSLREAAKAGANIMEPSIACAKAGVTTGEWAAVLRDVFGEYRAPTGVGKSARMDGEDLKDVREAVNKASETLGRRLKILVGKPGLDGHSNGAEQIAVRARDAGMEVVYQGIRLTPEQIVNTALEEGVHVVGLSILSGSHLALVGDVMKLMKEAELDDVPVVVGGIIPPADEQILKSYGVAAVYTPKNFQINEIMKNITELVA from the coding sequence ATGAGTGGTGAGACAGCTACAAACAAAAATGTGGATGCTGCTGGAATTGGGAAATCTGTGACCGGAAAGGAAAAAGATCGCCCGTGGATCTTTCGTACCTATGCAGGGCATTCAACGGCACGGGATTCCAATGCGCTTTACCGGAAAAACCTGTCCAAGGGACAGACCGGTCTATCGGTAGCTTTCGATCTGCCGACCCAGACCGGCTATGACCCGGATCATCCGTTGGCCCGCGGTGAAGTGGGCAAGGTCGGAGTTCCCATTTCCAATATTGGCGACATGCGCGAACTGTTCGACCAGATCCCGCTCGAGCAGATGAACACCTCGATGACGATCAATGCGACGGCGGCATGGTTGCTTTCGCTTTATATTGCCGTGGCTGATGAGCAGGGTGCAGACCGCGCCAAGCTTGCCGGAACAACTCAGAACGATCTGATCAAGGAATATCTCTCGCGGGGCACCTATGTGTTCCCGCCCAAGCCATCCCTGAAGCTGACAACCGATATCATCGGCTTTACCTACAGCCATATGCCCAAATTCAACCCGATGAATGTCTGCTCCTACCATCTGCAGGAAGCGGGTGCGACACCGGTTCAGGAACTGGCCTATGCGCTGTCGACGGCGATTGCCGTGCTGGATGCGGTCAAGGCAAGCGGTGTCCTGAGCGATGAGGATTTTCCTCAGGCAGTTGGCCGTATCTCCTTCTTCGTGAATGCCGGTATGCGCTTTGTGACCGAAATCTGCAAAATGCGCGCCTTTGCGGAATTATGGGACGAGATCTGCCATGAGCGCTATGGGGTAGAGGAAGAGAAATATCGCCGCTTCCGCTATGGGGTTCAGGTCAACTCTCTTGGTCTTACCGAGCAGCAGCCGGAAAATAATGTCTATCGCATTCTGATCGAGATGCTGGCGGTGGTGCTTTCCAAGAATGCTCGCGCTCGTGCAGTGCAGTTACCTGCATGGAATGAAGCGCTGGGATTGCCGCGCCCTTGGGATCAGCAATGGTCCTTGCGGATGCAGCAGATCATGGCCTTCGAGACAGACCTTCTGGAATATGGCGATCTGTTTGATGGATCCGCTGCCGTTGAAGCTCAGGTCAAGGCGCTCAAGGCAGAAGCTCGCGAGGAAATGGTGCGCATCGAGGAAATGGGCGGTGCGATTTCGGCCATCGAATCTAGCTACATGAAGCAGAAGCTGGTGGAATCCAACGCCAAACGCCTTGAAGCCATTGAAAATGGCGAGCAGATTCTTGTTGGCGTTAACAAATATCATGAAAGTGAACCTTCGCCACTATCTTCGGGGGAGGATAGCGGCATTCTAACCGTAGACCCAGCTGTGGAAGAGGAAGCCGTTACCAAGATCAAGGTCTGGCGTGAATCGCGCAATAATGTTGCCGTTGAAGATGCGCTCACTTCCTTGCGCGAGGCGGCCAAGGCTGGAGCCAATATCATGGAGCCGTCCATTGCCTGCGCCAAAGCAGGTGTGACCACTGGCGAATGGGCTGCCGTGCTGCGCGATGTGTTCGGTGAATATCGTGCGCCAACAGGAGTTGGCAAATCTGCGCGGATGGACGGGGAAGACCTCAAGGACGTTCGCGAGGCCGTGAACAAGGCATCGGAAACGCTCGGGCGCAGGTTGAAAATCCTCGTCGGCAAGCCAGGTCTTGATGGGCATTCAAACGGGGCCGAGCAGATTGCTGTGCGTGCTCGTGATGCCGGGATGGAAGTTGTTTACCAGGGCATTCGCCTCACGCCTGAACAGATCGTTAATACGGCGCTGGAAGAAGGGGTTCATGTGGTTGGCCTTTCCATTTTGTCAGGGTCACATCTTGCCCTTGTGGGGGATGTAATGAAGCTGATGAAAGAGGCCGAACTTGATGACGTGCCCGTTGTTGTTGGCGGCATCATTCCTCCGGCAGATGAGCAAATTCTAAAGAGTTATGGTGTTGCCGCGGTATACACGCCAAAGAATTTCCAGATCAACGAGATCATGAAAAACATCACTGAGCTGGTCGCCTGA
- a CDS encoding YqaA family protein: MLRKLYDWTMGLASSRRATWALAGVSFVESSVFPIPPDTLLVPMVIANKQKAWFYGAVCTIASVIGGMLGYTIGALLFTQVAEPILAFYGYSDQFASFTERYNQWGVWIVLIAGLTPFPYKVITIASGATGLSLPVFMIASIVARGLRFFILAALLYWLGPPIREFIEKRLGLVFTLMMILLVGGFAAVKYLL; encoded by the coding sequence ATGCTACGCAAACTTTACGATTGGACGATGGGACTGGCCAGCAGCCGTCGCGCCACTTGGGCATTGGCCGGAGTTTCCTTTGTCGAGAGTTCCGTTTTCCCTATTCCACCGGATACGCTGCTCGTTCCCATGGTCATTGCGAATAAGCAAAAGGCCTGGTTTTACGGAGCTGTTTGCACAATCGCCTCGGTGATCGGTGGAATGCTGGGCTACACAATCGGCGCTTTGCTCTTCACGCAAGTGGCGGAACCGATTTTGGCTTTCTACGGTTATTCAGATCAGTTTGCCTCTTTCACCGAACGATATAATCAATGGGGCGTATGGATTGTGCTGATCGCAGGCTTGACCCCCTTTCCCTACAAGGTCATCACCATAGCCTCAGGGGCAACGGGCCTTTCCCTGCCAGTATTCATGATCGCATCGATCGTAGCCCGTGGTTTGCGCTTTTTCATTTTGGCCGCACTCCTTTATTGGCTCGGGCCACCAATCCGCGAATTCATCGAAAAGCGATTAGGCCTCGTGTTTACCCTAATGATGATACTACTTGTAGGTGGTTTTGCTGCGGTGAAATATCTTCTATGA
- a CDS encoding ATP-binding protein, producing the protein MRIAVASGKGGTGKTTVSVNLALAAEQPVQLLDCDVEEPNVHLFLKGTDEQTSEVSILIPEIMEDRCTAADGCDLCSEFCEFGAIACLGSFPMVMADMCHGCGGCKRACKQKAIREVSYPIGTIRQSRLDHILLIEGKMDIGMSLSSTIIDRAKEGIDDAALAILDSPPGTACPAVAAMKGCDFAVLTTEPTPFGLNDLKLAVDMTRALGVPFGVVINRAEKHYDCINRYCAQEGIDILAEIPDDRRIAESYANGIPIIKALPDYKALFGALLNQIKEYAT; encoded by the coding sequence ATGAGGATTGCAGTTGCATCTGGCAAAGGCGGCACGGGCAAAACGACAGTATCCGTCAATCTGGCATTAGCGGCAGAGCAACCTGTTCAGCTGCTTGACTGTGATGTGGAAGAACCAAATGTCCATCTCTTCCTCAAGGGAACAGATGAGCAAACATCAGAAGTGTCCATTCTTATCCCGGAAATCATGGAAGACCGCTGCACAGCCGCCGATGGCTGCGATTTATGCTCTGAGTTTTGCGAATTCGGCGCGATTGCCTGTCTGGGAAGCTTCCCGATGGTCATGGCCGATATGTGCCATGGCTGCGGAGGATGCAAAAGAGCATGCAAGCAAAAGGCCATTCGCGAAGTCTCCTATCCCATTGGCACGATCAGACAATCAAGGCTCGACCACATTTTGCTCATCGAAGGAAAGATGGACATCGGCATGTCTCTGTCCAGCACCATCATAGACCGGGCAAAGGAGGGAATTGACGATGCGGCCCTTGCGATACTGGATTCGCCCCCCGGAACCGCCTGCCCAGCCGTTGCGGCCATGAAGGGGTGTGACTTCGCTGTTCTGACCACAGAACCAACCCCGTTTGGCCTCAATGACCTCAAGCTCGCGGTTGACATGACCAGAGCCCTCGGCGTGCCCTTTGGCGTCGTCATCAACCGGGCAGAAAAACACTATGACTGCATCAATAGATATTGCGCCCAAGAAGGCATCGACATTCTGGCCGAAATACCCGATGACCGGCGCATAGCAGAAAGCTACGCCAATGGCATTCCCATCATAAAAGCGCTTCCAGATTATAAAGCCTTGTTCGGAGCCCTGCTCAACCAGATAAAAGAATATGCAACATGA
- a CDS encoding DNA-3-methyladenine glycosylase 2 family protein, which yields MKRAMKRREDSVHQLGSQKDLDASLARLAELDPTLAPYIERCGPIHLRRQPAGLQGLLQIILAQQVSVASARAIWQKFTARFPDCDVGLLAQADEQDLSACTLSRPKIKTVMGIVAAIRTGFDPDSLWTAEPEVARQSLMALHGVGPWTADVYLLFCLGCSDVFPAGDLALQVAVADVLALEKRPSEKQTAAMAEQRWAPERGAAAHVFWAHYRLIKKGREGVIL from the coding sequence ATGAAACGGGCAATGAAGCGGCGAGAAGATTCTGTGCACCAACTTGGTAGTCAAAAAGATCTGGATGCTTCTCTTGCCCGGTTGGCCGAGCTTGATCCAACGCTCGCGCCCTATATTGAGCGTTGCGGTCCCATTCATTTACGGCGCCAGCCTGCGGGACTGCAAGGTCTGCTACAAATTATCCTTGCACAACAGGTGTCTGTCGCCTCGGCCCGTGCCATTTGGCAGAAATTCACAGCCCGGTTTCCCGATTGTGATGTCGGGTTGCTGGCACAAGCTGATGAACAGGATCTCAGTGCCTGCACTCTTTCGCGTCCCAAGATAAAAACCGTAATGGGAATTGTTGCGGCAATTCGTACAGGGTTTGATCCCGATAGCCTGTGGACCGCTGAGCCGGAGGTTGCGCGTCAGAGCTTGATGGCGTTGCACGGGGTCGGTCCATGGACCGCCGATGTTTATTTGCTGTTCTGCCTTGGGTGTTCTGATGTCTTTCCTGCTGGAGATCTTGCCTTGCAGGTGGCTGTGGCGGATGTCTTGGCTCTTGAAAAAAGGCCATCCGAAAAACAGACTGCCGCAATGGCCGAACAACGCTGGGCACCTGAGCGCGGGGCAGCTGCGCATGTGTTCTGGGCGCATTATCGCCTCATCAAAAAAGGGCGTGAAGGCGTTATTCTCTAG
- a CDS encoding HutD family protein, translating to MKLLSAARHRRMPWKNGKGETVEIAISPEGAALSEFDWRLSMASVTEPGPFSPFAGIARVLAIVSGGGLQLTLSGREVRVEQHGQALAFSGTETVTSVPFEGPVRDLNLMVREDRYLASIERLLGECGQTLAVAEGVTFIVAISPCHVTHEKTGFRLEPLDALRLDPGDPQVRLEGGGEHYEVLVARISEISSPITCMPETD from the coding sequence ATGAAGCTGCTTTCCGCCGCTAGGCACCGGCGCATGCCTTGGAAAAACGGCAAGGGAGAGACGGTGGAAATCGCCATTTCTCCAGAAGGTGCCGCACTTTCCGAGTTTGACTGGCGGCTTTCCATGGCATCCGTCACCGAGCCGGGGCCATTTTCACCCTTTGCGGGCATTGCGCGTGTGCTTGCCATCGTGTCTGGCGGAGGCTTGCAGCTCACCCTATCCGGGCGTGAAGTTCGGGTGGAGCAGCATGGTCAGGCCCTTGCCTTCTCGGGGACAGAGACAGTCACTAGCGTTCCTTTCGAAGGACCTGTTCGTGATCTGAACCTGATGGTACGCGAAGATCGCTATCTGGCCAGTATCGAGCGTCTGTTGGGAGAGTGTGGACAAACTCTGGCCGTTGCCGAGGGTGTTACCTTCATTGTTGCCATCTCACCCTGCCATGTCACCCATGAAAAGACGGGCTTCCGACTTGAGCCTCTTGATGCCCTGCGTCTGGACCCCGGCGATCCGCAAGTGAGGCTTGAGGGGGGCGGTGAGCACTACGAGGTCCTTGTGGCCCGGATCAGTGAGATATCATCGCCGATAACATGCATGCCAGAGACAGACTGA
- a CDS encoding ATP-binding protein, producing MKEIVIISGKGGTGKTSLLASFAILADSPVLADCDVDAADLHLILQPAIEERHAFVSGHEARVLQDICNSCGACLNLCRFDAIKEIPQEDAKSLFEVDPHSCEGCGVCVAFCPLKAVAFEDRTCGEWMVSSTRAGPMVHAKLGIAAENSGKLVSTVRENATRLAKENNKDLILVDGPPGTGCPVIASISGASAVVVITEPTLSGAHDLQRVLELTRHFRIPAHVCVNKWDISPAMTEEIEALATSQNATVLGRIRYDKGVTCAQTQSLSVVETQTPSADDVVRIWQKLQQQPALS from the coding sequence ATGAAAGAAATTGTCATTATCAGTGGCAAGGGAGGCACAGGCAAAACCAGCCTATTGGCTAGCTTTGCCATTCTGGCAGACAGCCCGGTTCTCGCAGACTGTGATGTCGACGCCGCAGATCTCCATCTAATTCTTCAGCCCGCAATTGAAGAAAGACACGCGTTCGTCAGCGGTCACGAAGCACGGGTCCTTCAGGACATTTGCAATTCCTGCGGCGCATGCCTCAACCTGTGCCGCTTTGACGCCATCAAGGAAATCCCGCAAGAAGATGCCAAAAGCCTGTTTGAAGTCGACCCGCATTCCTGTGAAGGCTGCGGCGTTTGCGTGGCTTTTTGTCCGCTTAAAGCAGTTGCTTTCGAAGACCGAACGTGCGGTGAATGGATGGTTTCATCCACCCGCGCAGGGCCGATGGTGCATGCCAAGCTCGGCATAGCCGCTGAAAATTCGGGGAAACTGGTTTCCACCGTCAGGGAAAACGCTACCCGATTGGCCAAGGAGAACAATAAGGATCTCATTCTTGTCGATGGCCCTCCCGGTACGGGCTGCCCCGTCATTGCTTCCATCTCCGGCGCAAGCGCCGTGGTGGTGATAACCGAGCCGACACTTTCCGGCGCCCATGACTTGCAAAGAGTTCTGGAGCTTACCAGGCATTTTCGCATTCCGGCCCATGTCTGCGTCAACAAATGGGATATCTCCCCTGCGATGACTGAAGAAATTGAAGCCTTGGCAACATCCCAAAACGCAACGGTTCTGGGACGCATTCGATATGACAAAGGGGTTACCTGCGCTCAAACACAATCCCTCTCGGTGGTGGAAACACAAACCCCAAGCGCCGACGATGTCGTCCGGATTTGGCAGAAGCTGCAGCAGCAACCAGCCTTGAGCTGA
- a CDS encoding NifB/NifX family molybdenum-iron cluster-binding protein: MKIAISTTGNDLSAPVEPKFGRTPYFLIFDTETNTFELIENTMREATGGAGIKAAETIVKRKAQCVITGDCGPKALHALKRSGIKILSAKDVLVSEAIDLCHSNALIEL, from the coding sequence ATGAAAATCGCAATCAGCACAACAGGAAACGACCTTTCCGCACCCGTTGAACCCAAATTTGGCCGTACACCATACTTTCTCATTTTTGATACAGAAACCAACACTTTCGAGCTGATAGAAAATACCATGCGAGAGGCAACCGGCGGCGCTGGCATCAAGGCGGCGGAAACCATCGTCAAAAGGAAAGCGCAATGTGTGATAACGGGCGATTGTGGCCCAAAGGCTCTCCACGCCCTCAAACGGTCAGGCATCAAGATCCTGTCCGCCAAAGATGTCCTTGTCAGCGAAGCGATCGACCTTTGCCATTCCAACGCCCTCATCGAGCTGTGA
- the gluQRS gene encoding tRNA glutamyl-Q(34) synthetase GluQRS, protein MPTIFRFAPSPNGALHLGHALSALINFEAAKITGGRFLVRVEDIDRVRCTQDKIAQMFDDLSWLGIRWEEPVMRQSDRFPIYENQLLKLRKKGLLYPSRASRKDIQKAVAEWESANAPDWPRDPDGAAHYPRAMLSEQETDQGDVAWRLDMAKARMVCPEAFTWQETGPLGPHYPEASQIKASPEEWGDVILARKDCPTSYHLSVVLDDAAQGITHIVRGQDLYAATSLHRLLQSLLDLPEPIYHHHRLLTDIDGQKLSKSRHSLSLKALRQDGVSPEDIKRLIRWNDADLKTFANA, encoded by the coding sequence ATGCCCACAATCTTTCGCTTTGCCCCCAGCCCGAACGGCGCCCTGCATTTGGGGCATGCTCTGTCTGCGCTAATCAATTTCGAAGCGGCAAAGATCACCGGAGGCCGCTTTCTTGTCCGCGTCGAAGATATCGATAGAGTGAGATGCACTCAGGACAAGATCGCTCAAATGTTCGATGATCTTTCCTGGCTGGGCATCCGTTGGGAAGAGCCGGTTATGAGGCAGTCAGACCGTTTCCCGATCTATGAAAACCAATTGCTCAAGCTGAGGAAAAAAGGTCTGCTTTATCCCTCTCGCGCCAGTCGCAAAGACATTCAGAAAGCAGTGGCCGAATGGGAAAGCGCCAATGCGCCCGACTGGCCACGAGACCCGGACGGAGCTGCCCACTACCCTCGCGCGATGCTTTCAGAGCAGGAAACAGACCAAGGCGATGTCGCTTGGCGACTGGACATGGCAAAGGCAAGAATGGTTTGCCCCGAAGCGTTCACATGGCAAGAAACCGGACCTCTGGGACCTCACTACCCAGAAGCATCTCAAATCAAGGCAAGCCCTGAAGAATGGGGGGATGTGATTCTGGCGCGTAAGGATTGCCCCACCAGCTACCATCTATCCGTGGTGCTTGATGATGCGGCCCAAGGCATCACCCACATCGTGCGCGGACAAGACCTTTATGCAGCAACCAGCCTGCACAGGCTGCTGCAAAGCCTGCTTGACCTGCCGGAACCGATTTATCACCACCACCGGCTGCTCACAGATATTGACGGGCAGAAACTCTCCAAATCACGCCATAGCCTGAGCCTCAAGGCACTGCGCCAAGACGGCGTCTCACCAGAAGACATCAAGAGATTGATCCGCTGGAATGACGCCGACCTCAAGACATTTGCAAATGCCTAG
- a CDS encoding ATP-binding protein produces MSLTDLIRQSNDPEKSAALIEALHFAASNAMAMVESGTELFKQPRQDKILLGDWLKEFEGLANILANFHQANFTLKISSELEAADPIAPEPSYLHRILMLLLDNALKYTQGATITLTAVLKSSTEILLTLCDNGPGFQKENPELLFEPYHRGEGKGATDGKGLGLWSARHILSAMGGSIIAKENDPHGACFLMTLPLEAPTDPLGSEADASEQTRQPAPPENARKTKTEILIVDDNKTNLLIMTEILKAMDFCPIAAQSGTEALQLLEDTSPDAGIFDIQMEDMSGWQLMRQIEQNASSKSKALPAIAVSADDAPETIAPFKAWLRRPIQPEELYEIIVHCLAESKSVHL; encoded by the coding sequence GTGTCTTTGACAGACCTGATCCGACAGTCAAACGATCCAGAAAAGAGCGCAGCTCTCATCGAAGCCTTGCACTTTGCCGCCAGCAACGCAATGGCAATGGTGGAGAGCGGGACCGAACTTTTCAAACAGCCCAGGCAGGACAAAATCCTGTTGGGCGACTGGCTAAAGGAGTTCGAAGGGCTGGCCAACATATTGGCCAATTTCCATCAGGCCAATTTCACGCTTAAAATCTCTTCCGAACTGGAGGCGGCCGACCCAATTGCTCCAGAGCCGAGCTACCTGCACAGAATTTTGATGCTATTGCTCGACAATGCGCTCAAATATACCCAAGGGGCCACGATAACGCTCACAGCTGTGCTCAAATCCTCGACAGAGATCCTTCTGACCCTGTGTGACAACGGCCCTGGCTTTCAAAAAGAAAACCCTGAATTGCTGTTTGAGCCCTATCATCGCGGCGAGGGAAAGGGAGCCACCGATGGCAAGGGCTTGGGCCTGTGGAGCGCCAGACACATTCTCTCGGCCATGGGCGGATCCATCATCGCCAAGGAAAATGATCCTCATGGGGCCTGCTTTCTGATGACGCTTCCCCTAGAGGCTCCGACAGATCCCCTTGGTTCTGAGGCGGATGCAAGCGAGCAGACTAGGCAACCGGCCCCCCCAGAAAATGCGCGCAAGACCAAAACTGAAATCCTGATCGTCGACGACAATAAGACCAACCTGCTCATCATGACCGAAATTCTGAAAGCTATGGATTTTTGTCCCATCGCGGCGCAATCCGGAACGGAGGCCCTGCAATTGCTGGAAGACACCTCTCCCGATGCGGGCATCTTCGATATCCAGATGGAAGATATGAGCGGCTGGCAATTGATGCGGCAAATAGAACAAAATGCCAGCAGCAAGAGTAAGGCGCTGCCAGCCATTGCAGTTTCGGCTGATGATGCACCTGAAACAATCGCGCCCTTCAAAGCATGGCTAAGGCGACCAATCCAGCCTGAAGAACTGTATGAAATTATCGTGCATTGCCTCGCCGAAAGCAAATCTGTCCATCTTTGA
- a CDS encoding glycerophosphodiester phosphodiesterase family protein, protein MPFCFLPRDLRVAFYAAFAVAALLVSSLSHAASSAVSSRFALGEPTIVITHRGNGFGFPENSLAGVEAAIKAGVEVIEVDVRVSADRTHFIMHDATLSRTTDVDQVYPDGPPPAPGFEGFAMEESAVSYFKAEELERLSLKSADGKRYPVPTLEEILAAAKGKAIVDLDIKTFDPDGLKQIVDEFGQENLIVRNPNLSKLQQIYAATGASPLCSLDSAKDKIARLHQIKDTFGEDARAVEVDYSSITPDLIKEARSLGIRLWVNGHELPDIKMGQHDDTLWRKVISSGATAYLSNYPVEIKKLLDERQ, encoded by the coding sequence ATGCCGTTTTGTTTTTTGCCACGAGACTTGAGGGTAGCCTTCTATGCTGCTTTTGCCGTCGCAGCGCTGCTTGTCTCATCGCTTTCCCATGCCGCATCGTCAGCGGTATCCTCTCGATTTGCATTGGGTGAGCCCACTATCGTGATAACGCACAGGGGAAACGGGTTCGGGTTTCCTGAGAATTCTCTGGCCGGGGTCGAGGCTGCAATTAAGGCCGGCGTCGAAGTTATCGAGGTAGATGTGCGTGTCAGCGCAGATCGCACGCATTTCATCATGCATGACGCAACGCTTAGCCGTACCACAGATGTTGATCAGGTATATCCCGATGGCCCGCCTCCGGCTCCCGGTTTTGAAGGCTTTGCCATGGAAGAAAGCGCCGTGAGCTATTTCAAAGCTGAAGAATTGGAGCGGCTTTCGCTCAAGAGTGCTGATGGCAAGCGCTATCCCGTTCCGACTTTGGAAGAGATTTTGGCTGCCGCCAAGGGCAAGGCCATTGTTGATCTTGATATCAAGACATTTGATCCTGATGGACTGAAGCAAATCGTCGATGAATTTGGTCAGGAAAATCTGATTGTGCGCAATCCCAACTTATCCAAATTGCAGCAGATCTATGCTGCAACAGGCGCGTCTCCTCTTTGTTCGCTGGATTCTGCCAAGGATAAGATTGCACGCTTACACCAGATTAAGGACACCTTTGGAGAGGATGCGAGAGCCGTTGAGGTGGACTACAGCTCCATTACGCCGGACTTGATCAAAGAGGCTCGATCTCTGGGCATAAGGCTCTGGGTGAACGGGCATGAATTGCCCGATATAAAAATGGGCCAACATGACGATACATTGTGGCGGAAAGTGATTTCGAGCGGGGCGACGGCCTATTTGTCCAATTATCCGGTGGAGATCAAGAAGCTGTTGGATGAAAGACAATGA
- a CDS encoding AEC family transporter, translated as MLDIFNIVFPIFALIAIGYLLILSGLIPKEAGAALSKFVFTIPLPLTMFRSLATANLSEQAPWSLWCAFFLCVFAMFGLGMLVTRFLFGREGSVLAVAGISSGFSNLVLLGIPVISAVFGQDSLVPLVMLLTIHLPIMTLLSSIMVEVYAREPGQSLNFGAILLKVGKGLMHNAIIIGIVAGGIWGFIGLPIPDLASAVIDRIVPVTVPLALMAMGMSMREYGLQGDILNGLALAVIKTVAFPGLFYLVTATILPLPNAWTAVILLGAASPTGVNAYLLANHFGVGHRLSANTISLSVLVSLVTLPFWISIAHTIMGH; from the coding sequence ATGCTCGACATATTTAACATTGTCTTCCCCATCTTTGCCTTGATAGCTATCGGCTATTTGCTGATTCTGAGCGGTCTCATACCAAAGGAAGCTGGTGCTGCATTATCAAAGTTTGTCTTTACGATTCCTTTGCCTCTGACCATGTTTCGATCATTGGCAACAGCCAATTTGAGTGAACAGGCGCCTTGGTCTTTGTGGTGCGCCTTTTTTCTTTGCGTCTTTGCGATGTTTGGGCTGGGAATGCTCGTCACACGGTTTCTTTTTGGGAGGGAAGGAAGCGTGCTGGCCGTGGCAGGGATCTCCAGTGGATTTTCCAATCTGGTTTTGCTCGGGATTCCGGTTATTTCGGCTGTGTTCGGGCAGGATTCGCTTGTGCCGCTTGTGATGCTGCTGACGATCCATTTGCCGATCATGACGCTGTTAAGCTCGATCATGGTGGAGGTTTATGCGCGTGAGCCGGGGCAGTCGCTCAATTTTGGTGCGATCCTGCTCAAGGTTGGCAAGGGGTTGATGCACAATGCGATCATTATCGGTATTGTGGCTGGCGGTATCTGGGGCTTCATCGGTTTGCCTATTCCGGATCTGGCATCTGCGGTGATTGACCGTATTGTTCCTGTGACGGTGCCTCTGGCCTTGATGGCAATGGGCATGAGCATGCGTGAATATGGCTTGCAGGGTGATATTTTGAACGGACTGGCGCTGGCTGTTATCAAAACAGTTGCCTTTCCCGGTCTCTTCTATCTGGTTACGGCAACCATTCTGCCTCTGCCCAATGCGTGGACGGCTGTCATTCTGCTCGGAGCTGCAAGTCCGACTGGTGTAAACGCCTATCTGCTGGCCAACCATTTTGGCGTTGGGCACCGATTGTCTGCCAACACCATTTCGCTTTCGGTGCTGGTCAGTCTCGTGACGTTGCCCTTCTGGATTTCAATAGCGCACACCATCATGGGCCACTAG